One window of the Zea mays cultivar B73 chromosome 3, Zm-B73-REFERENCE-NAM-5.0, whole genome shotgun sequence genome contains the following:
- the LOC103651876 gene encoding uncharacterized protein produces MGKETEVNEYELQRAANIKENMKRMRSLNLHVPSTMVNEEGNGSHRANKKHKTRTLAASTNGPTLRSRTERDIVDDNHEDSTSENSYEESENPINDEEQPIGHQNIRKGRGPTLKKNIYSSSGGPKICITLNEYGQPVGRNSKEFGNFIGTLVRKNIPVSCEDWRLVDSKKKFELWTKVKEYYEVDESGIDYVITSAAKKWREFKADLKSKYFDETLSFEELIAKRDERVKESDWEWLITYWMSPEAEVRTNRGKDNRSKLTMSHAAGSKSYARVGHELAEQQGRPARRDEIYVRTHTRKNKEGDIVPLPGAEIFINKFEEAVAENPELKDRSIEDGDLYAHVFGEKEPRGRIRGLGLGPTPQDVGTPGTQMKISTKLQMALQARSQSEQEVRALRQDMNQMKEKMDQIYQMMVAAQGVQHIESPSQHGSNSRQNSRVHRSDEVAHGYNGNDHSPNMVEDDLQLTRRVASTMGRPRNREDVNTIEEQSRRRDIATTVPQRNHGSPQNADDNHVGKEVILYSMMRSEVPVAIANIISTDPTTKVADVPLGREFTQVFVTRVLKRESTLPRPYLGVESMGDALFMPVAWPTNKMSRNKKSTLTQGSTAAAGRGAGSKDQIA; encoded by the exons ATGGGTAAAGAAACGGAGGTCAATGAATATGAACTACAAAGGGCTGCCAACATAAAAGAAAATATGAAGAGGATGAGATCTCTTAATCTCCATGTACCTAGTACTATGGTTAATGAAGAAGGAAATGGATCACATCGAGCCAATAAGAAACATAAG ACAAGGACATTAGCAGCTTCAACTAATGGTCCTACTTTGCGATCAAGGACCGAAAGGGATATTGTTGATGATAACCACGAGGATAGTACTTCTGAAAATAGTTATGAAGAATCTGAAAATCCCATCAATGATGAAG AGCAACCTATTGGGCATCAAAATATAAGGAAAGGAAGGGGCCCAACCTTGAAGAAGAACATATATTCAAGTAGTGGTGGGCCTAAAATCTGCATTACCCTTAATGAATATGGACAACCAGTTGGTAGGAACAGCAAAGAGTTTGGTAATTTCATAGGAACTTTGGTGAGGAAAAATATCCCGGTTTCTTGTGAGGATTGGAGACTAGTTGATTCTAAAAAGAAGTTTGAGTTATGGACAAAAGTGAAG GAATACTATGAAGTGGATGAATCTGGTATAGATTATGTTATAACATCTGCAGCAAAAAAGTGGAGAGAGTTTAAGGCTGACCTAAAGAGCAAATATTTTGATGAAACATTGAGTTTTGAAGAGCTTATTGCTAAAAGGGATGAAAGGGTGAAAGAATCTGATTGGGAGTGGTTGATAACTTATTGGATGTCTCCAGAAGCCGAG GTTCGTACAAACAGAGGTAAAGATAATCGTTCAAAGCTGACTATGTCGCATGCAGCTGGTAGCAAGAGTTATGCTCGTGTGGGGCATGAACTG GCCGAGCAACAAGGACGCCCTGCGAGAAGAGATGAAATATATGTTAGAACACACACGCGTAAGAACAAAGAAGGGGATATTGTGCCTCTACCTGGAGCAGAAATATTCATT AATAAATTTGAAGAAGCTGTTGCTGAGAACCCAGAACTGAAGGACAGAAGTATTGAAGATGGTGATTTATATGCACATGTTTTTGGAGAGAAAGAACCAAGAGGTCGTATTCGTGGTTTAGGCTTAGGACCAACTCCACAAGATGTAGGCACTCCTGGAACTCAAATGAAAATATCAACAAAGCTTCAAATGGCATTGCAAGCTCGCAGTCAGTCTGAGCAAGAGGTTAGAGCCTTAAGACAGGATATGAATCAAATGAAAGAGAAAATGGATCAAATTTATCAAATGATGGTAGCAGCTCAAGGGGTGCAACATATAGAAAGCCCATCACAACATGGGTCTAATTCTCGACAG aaCTCAAGGGTGCATCGGTCAGATGAGGTGGCACATGGTTACAATGGTAATGACCATTCACCAAATATGGTTGAAGATGACTTGCAGCTTACTAGGCGAGTTGCAAGCACTATGGGCCGTCCAAGGAATCGTGAAGATGTTAATACTATTGAAGAGCAAAGTCGCAGGCGAGACATTGCAACAACGGTACCTCAAAGAAATCATGGATCACCTCAAAATGCAGATGATAATCAT GTTGGTAAAGAAGTCATATTATATTCTATGATGAGATCAGAAGTTCCTGTTGCAATAGCAAATATTATCTCAACCGACCCAACCACTAAGGTTGCAGATGTTCCTCTTGGAAGGGAGTTTACACAGGTTTTTGTGACTCGTGTGCTAAAAAGGGAAAGTACTCTACCACGACCATACTTAGGTGTAGAGAGTATGGGGGATGCTCTTTTTATGCCCGTTGCATGGCCAACGAACAAG ATGAGTCGTAACAAAAAATCAACATTGACCCAAGGTTCTACAGCAGCAGCag GAAGAGGAGCCGGAAGCAAGGATCAGATTGCTTGA